In one Epinephelus moara isolate mb chromosome 6, YSFRI_EMoa_1.0, whole genome shotgun sequence genomic region, the following are encoded:
- the LOC126391232 gene encoding calcium homeostasis modulator protein 5-like isoform X1, with protein sequence MDNFQTVLRFFMNQKATIGYSFMALLTIGGERVFSMVSFQCPCNHDQNFAYGLTFLLGPAAVLLVLGLFFSTRLWRLYTGCCLDCMKLCPRGNCFGCLRVFLSIFTGACVAPIMWLSVALLNGTFYECAVSGLDDNLVVDLFCKNKTLKCREELARVPCDRSNLSSDERMELLLMLRAQSQIVGWCIIIITAIGALLGTCFTNCRSKVSYLQLTFWKRYVDKEKERFDTFAVEYATKLAERNLQSFFENKDPDPFPFPNHKAWEEISAYYTFSRSEEYYSTLQRYVEKANRDFTPEKRPVLSFEHGIEMH encoded by the exons ATGGATAACTTCCAGACTGTCCTGCGTTTCTTTATGAACCAGAAAGCCACCATTGGCTACAGTTTCATGGCTCTCCTGACTATAGGTGGGGAGCGAGTCTTCTCCATGGTTTCCTTTCAGTGCCCGTGCAACCATGACCAGAACTTTGCCTATGGGCTGACTTTCCTGCTGGGCCCGGCTGCAGTGCTGCTGGTTTTGGGTCTCTTCTTCAGCACCAGGTTGTGGAGGCTCTATACCGGCTGCTGCCTTGATTGCATGAAGCTGTGCCCCCGTGGGAACTGCTTTGGCTGCCTCAGGGTGTTCCTTAGCATCTTCACTGGAGCTTGTGTGGCTCCTATAATGTGGCTCTCTGTGGCCCTGCTCAATGGAACCTTTTATGAGTGTGCTGTCAGTGGTCTTGATGATAACCTGGTCGTGGATCtgttctgtaaaaacaaaactttgaaATGTAGGGAGGAGCTTGCCCGAGTGCCCTGTGACCGGTCCAATCTGTCCAGTGATGAGCGCATGGAGCTGCTGCTAATGTTGAGGGCTCAGTCACAG ATCGTGGGCTGgtgtattattatcatcactGCCATTGGAGCCCTCCTAGGTACCTGCTTCACAAACTGTCGCTCCAAAGTCAGCTACCTGCAGCTGACATTTTGGAAACGCTACGTGGATAAAGAGAAGGAGCGTTTTGATACTTTTGCTGTGGAATACGCCACCAAACTGGCCGAGAGAAACCTGCAGAGTTTCTTTGAGAACAAAGACCCTGATCCATTCCCTTTCCCCAACCACAAGGCATGGGAGGAGATCTCTGCATACTACACCTTTTCCAGGAGTGAGGAGTATTACAGCACCCTGCAGCGCTACGTGGAGAAGGCAAACAGGGACTTCACACCAGAGAAGAGACCTGTATTGAGCTTTGAGCATGGAATAGAAATGCATTAA